Sequence from the Leptospira johnsonii genome:
CGTTAAGGAGCTAGGAATGAGCTCCGTGGCAATGACAGACCATGGAAACATGTTCGGCGCCATAGAATTTTACAACGAAGCGGTCAAAGCCGGGGTTAAACCCATTATAGGCTGCGAATTTTACGTTTCTCCCAACAGAAAAGCAGAAACAGAAGAATTTAAGATCGCTGACGGAAACGCATACCATCTCATTCTTCTCGCTAAAAACGAAGTAGGTTATAAAAATCTAATAAAGCTTGCGAGTAAATCTTATACCGAAGGTTTTTACAAGAAGGCAAGGATCGATTATGATCTTTTGGACCGAAACAGCGAAGGTCTAATCTGTCTTACAGCTTGTCTCGCGGGAGAAGTGAACCGCAAAATTTTAGAAGGTAAGGCTCCGGAGTCCTTTCAACTCGCAGGTAAACTAAACGAAATTTTTAAGAAAGAAGACTTCTATCTTGAGATCCAAAACCACGGAATTCCGGAACAAGATATTGTTGCAAAAGGTGTTTACGATCTCGCTCAAAAAACCGGGATCAAACTAGTAGTCACGAACGATTCTCACTTCTTAAAAAAAGACGATAAGGAAGCCCAGGATATTCTTCTTCGTATCGGAATGAGAAAGACGATCGAAGACGAGATGGAGTTCGGATTCAACCAACACTTCTACGTAAAAAGCCCTGCAGAAATGAAAGGGCTCTTTCCGGAACTCCCGCAGGCATTTTATTCTACATTAGAAGTTCGTGATAAAGTAGATCTTAAATTAAAATTCGGCAATTATCTTCTACCTGAGTTTACGGTTCCGGACGGTTTCGACGAATACGGTTTTATGGAAAAACTGGTTTGGGAAGGAATTCGCCAACGTTATCCTCAGATTACTACCGAGATCAAAGAGAGGGTAGAATTCGAACTAAACACCATCAAGGACATGCACTTCGCAGGTTATTTCTTGATCGTTCAGGATTATATCAACTTCGCCAAAAAAACCGGGATCCCTGTAGGTCCGGGAAGGGGATCTGCAGCAGGTTCCATCGTGGCTTATGCACTTGGAATTACGAACGTAGAACCTTTACAATTTAATCTACTCTTCGAAAGATTTTTAAATCCTGACAGAAAGGACATGCCGGATATTGATACAGACTTCTGCGTAGAACGCCGAGAAGAAGTAATCAATTATATCCGCCAAAAATACGGAGAAGATCGAGTCGGTCAGATCATCACATTTGGATCTTTAGGTGCAAAGGCAGCTCTCAAAGACGTTGCCAGAGTGATGAATCTTCCTTACGAAGAATCCAATCGACTCACAAGTTATTGTCCTAGCAAACCTGGTATCACTATCGACGAAGCTTTGGCTATGTCGGGAGACTTGAAACAAGCCAGCGAAAAGGACGACTTAAACAAAAAGATATTCGCGATCGCAAAACGTTTAGAGGGAAACCATAGACAACCGGGACGCCATGCAGCGGGAGTAGTGATCTCTCCTTTTCCTTTGGAAGATGTGGTCCCTCTTTCCACAGTTGCGGAGAAGGACAGACCAGGCTTTCGTTCCATCGTAACTCAGTACGAAAAAAACAATTTGGAATCCGTCGGTCTGATCAAGATGGATATCCTTGGTCTCAAAAACTTAACGACCCTAAACTACGCGATCAAGCTCGTTAGAGAAAGAAGAGGGATCGAATTAGATTTAGATAAAATCCCTCTGGATAATGCGAACACCTATGCATTATTAAGAAAAGCGAATACACTCGGGATCTTCCAGTTAGAATCCACCGGTATTACTGACCTTGTTGCACGAAGCCAGGTCTCTAACTTTGACGAGATCGTAGCCTTGATCGCACTTTATCGTCCTGGTCCGATGGAATCAGGGATGTTAGAGGAATACTTGGAACGTAAGAGCGGCAAGAAGCCGGTCACCTATCCGCATTCTTCTTGCGAAGTTATCTTAAAGGAAACATTCGGACTCACCGTTTACCAAGAGCAGGTGATGAGTATCTCCAGAGTTGTGGGCGGATACACCATGGGCGAATCGGACATGCTCCGAAAGGCTATGGCCAAAAAGAAAAAAGAACTTATGGATCCGTTGCGGATCAAGTTTATCGAGGGTGCTCAAAAGCAAGGCCACGCAAAAAAATTTGCAGAAGAACTTTTCGATCAGTTGGAAAAATTCGGAGGATACGGATTCAACAAGTCCCACTCCGTGGCATACGCGTTAGTCACCTACCAAACCGCTTACATGAAGGCAAACTATCCGACCGAGTATATGGCTGCATTGCTTGCCGGAGATCATTCCAAAACTACAGATATTGTAAAATATATAAACAACGCCCGCGAAATGGGAATCAACGTTTTGACCCCGGATGTAAACGAGTCCGACGTATCCTTCTCCGTAATCGATGACCATACGATTCGATTCGGGATCTCCGCAATGAAAGGTGTAGGAGAAGGCGCGGCAGAAAATATCATCCAAGCCAGAAAGAACCTCGGAGGTTTCAAAGAAGTCACCGAGTTCATGACCAATATAGATACTCGAGTATTGAATAAAAAGATACTAGAAGCATTGGTACAAGGCGGTGCCTTAGATTCTTTCGGCTACACTCGAAAATGCCTCTTCGAGTCCATGGACAGTCTGGTTTCCTTCGCGCAAAAAGAACAGGAAAGATCGAGAGAAGGCCAGTTCTCTCTTTTCGGAGACAGTGGACTCAACTACGAATTAAAACTTCCGAAAGACGCAGATGAATGGGAAATGGAAGATAAGCTCAGAAGAGAAAAATCCATCACAGGTATCTACCTTTCCGGGCATCCTTTGGACAAATACCAAGGCCATTTAAAAAGCCTGAACTCGATCCCAATCGAAACCTTGGACAATATCAAAGCAGGTAACAAGGTAGAAGTAGTAGGAATTCTTACTTCTTTAAAGATCAAGTTTACTAAGAAAAAAGAAGAATTCGTAAACTTCAAATTAGAAGACCGCACAGGCGAAATAGAATGTGTGGCCTTTCCTAAAGTGTATCAAAGATTCAAAGAGCTCATAAAAGAAGACCAGGCAGTATTTCTAAAAGGAGATCTGGACAGGATCGAAGCTGGAGAATCCGAACTCAGAGGTCAGATCAAAGTAAACAGCTTCGAGATCTTGAACGACGCCACCATCGAAGATAAGATGGAAAAAGCGCTTCATATCAAGTTGGGAGACCGTCATCGAAAAATGCCGGATATCATCGGCCAACTGCATACCTTGCTTGCTGCTTACCAAGGAAATTCCCAAGTATATTTCCATCTAATCTCCGGAGACGAAGAGAAGAAGGTAATCCGCGCTCATAATCATTACTCCGTACAACCAAATCCTGAGTTGATGAATCGATTGGTTACCTTACTGGGAGAAGAAACTGTATACGAAAGTTTCGGAGACAGTATCAGAGTTTATGGAACGAACGGGACCAAACAAGCGGTTAAGATGTAAATTCTATCACCGGATCAGTTCTGAAGATAGGAAAAATAGAATTTAAAGTTTATCTTTTTAAAGTTACCAAACTAGCCGAAACTTTTCCAACACCGCTCGGATCCACTTTTAGATCTCCGCCAGAATGGCTTAAAAGATCTCTTGAAAAACGACTCCAATCCCCTTCGGTCAAACTTGCACCTTCCACTTGTAATTCTAAAGTTTTAACAGTAGGATTTCTAAAACTAATCTTCAGATCTTCCACATGATTCGTAACAGATTCCGAAGTTGCGGATACTATCTCTCCCAAAACTAAAAGAAGAAGGTTCGCTTCTTTCACATCCAGCTGATAATGTTTTGCGAGCGGATCCAAATTCGGAAGAGCCTTGTATTTAGAAACGATACGATTTAGATAATTTTCGATAACTTCTCCGATAGAAACACTTTGTATATGTTCCGCATCTTGAGCGATTGTATGAACTGAAGCAAGAGCCAATATTCTTCTTTCTAAGATCTGCAAAACGTTTCTAGTTTCCATGGAACGTTCCGAATCTTTCAAAAAAGAAACCATCTCCAAGATCACTTGCATATTATTTCTGACCCTATGAGAAAGTTCTTTCAAAAGAACATCCTTATCCAAGATCAATTTATCCAAATTCGCACCTATCAAAATAGCGAATAACGTAAGAACGCAAAGAGATGCGATTGAATCCGTATAAATTTCACTACCGTTAGATCCGATCGGAATTCCTGTCTTCCAGAACAAAAGACCTAAACAATAAAGCATGGCAAGTACAGCCATCTTACGATTAAAAAAGTAAAGTTGGAAAAAAACTAGAACTGGAAACCAAACCGCGGCATTCTTAACGCCGGGACCATAAACAACCCCAAGACCCAAAGCTAAAGTGAACAAAAAGGAAGAAAGATAAACAGTTTCTTTGTATCTGGACTTATATAGTAAAAAACAACAAAGGATAGAAGTGATCCCAGCAACGGTGTATCCAGGCCTGAATGTATGATTGCCGGTTAAATTCTCGAAGCCCAAGATCCCTGCGGACATCAAGCCTACGACTATCGCGATCCCTAAAAGGAATTTTTTACGAGGTAAACCTGGGATATCTACAATTTCAAACATAAGGGCACCCTATTTTCCGAAAGACCGGAATAGATGACCATATTGGACGATTAACGGATGCGACTTACGTAGAAAGTGAATGTTTTTTCGGTAAGGTTTTGGCGAAAATCCCAGGCTATAACCTTGATCACATTCTCCCCATTACGAAAATCCAAATTACCTACCAAATATTGGTCCTTGAAATAAAGATCCGAAAATGGGAAACCTTCTGCGTTTTTCCATTCTCCTTTTTCGTAATGTAGATTGGAGAAGCTTGCTTTCTTCAATAATTGCCCGTTCAAGGAAACCTGGATCTGAGAAACACCTCTTCTTTGACCCGATTTTTTCCCCGCATCTTGGATTCCGACAGTCACCGGGAAAGCTCTAGAGATATTGATATTGTCCCCGTCATTTACCTGACTGTATTTGTACTCGTCCTGATGTATGAGCAAATTTCCGATCACAGGGGGGGTCTCATCTTCTACGATAGGCAAAACCTTCATAGGATCTTGGATGGTTTTTCCGAAGTCTTTTAATAAAACGAAATGTAGGTGGGCACCGCTAGAGTGACCAGTGTTTCCGGTATATGCGATCTTTTCTCCCCCGGCAACTAGACGTTCTTCTAAAAGTCCTGGGAGGCGGCCGTCTTTCAAATGGTAATAGGAAGAATACGTCCCATTTCCGTGATCAAGCCAAACAGAGTTTCCGGTCCCGAATTCTTCCCCGAATGGGTCGTCTTCGCCAAACCGCGAATAAAGGATCTTGCCCTCTGCCATCGCCAAAACCGGTTCTCCCGTAGAAGCGATGTCCATTCCGTTATGAAAATGGTCCCCCCGGGATTCTCCGAACACAGAGGTAACCTTATTCTCGATTCCGTCGGTTTTCACCGGGAAAAGAAAATTTATTACTTTATCGTTTTGCGCAAAGGTGCTTAGATGGAACGCGGCCAAGATAATTCCGAGGGATATACTACGTCTCATATCGTTGGCTCTCAGGTGCAAGGTTACATAAAGAATGAATTTGTCAAAGGATAAAACCCTCGACCTAGTTACCCGTTGCGGGGAAGGAGACGAGGCCGCTCTCAAGTTATTCTTCGAGTCCTATTCCGAAGATATTTACAATTTTCCGATGAAGATCTTTCACCTCAGTGAAGATGATGCCGGAGACTTCTTCTTATACGCGTTCGAAAGACTGAAAACCGGAGCTAGATTTTCCAGCTTCAAAGGTAAATCAAGTTTTAGAACATGGTTCTATTCAGTTCTACGTAATATGCTCATCGATTGGCAAAGAACCAAAAGAGAGCTGAAGATGACCAACCTTGGAAAGATCAACAAGGAAGGAAAAGAATACGCCACCATCGAGGACGAACCGGATCTTCGCCCTGATTTAGTAGAAGAGGCCCAAGAGCTAACTAAACATTTCCACCAGGTCTTGGGTGAAATAGGCGTAGAGAAGAGAGTTATTTTCAAACTTTCTTATATATACTACCTCAACCTAGATGAGGAAGAGATCCAATTCCTGCTCGAAAAAACGAATCTGAGCGTAGACGATATAAAAAAGAAAATTTTAGGGCTTCGCTCCGAACTTTCCAAGCGGGAAGAAGAGAATATCCGTATGGAAGACAAGATTACGTCTCTATATTTAAATATTCTGGAGCTGAAAGAAAAGCAGACTGTAACTGTTAAGAAAGCTCCCTTACTCCCTCAAGAAGTAGATAAAACTTCCCAAGCGTTAAAGAAGAAATATGAACAACGGAAAAAACTCTTAGAAAAGCGCAAAAAAGGCCATTTCCTGGCAAGGACCCCGTACAGAGAGGTTGCTGACCTTTTAGGGATAACCGAGGGAAATGTTAGCGTTACATTACTCAGATTGATCGAAAAAATACAAAAAAAACTCAAATTTTCGGAATTGTCTGAGTAGAAAGAATCGTCTTAAAACCTATTGGAGAATCTTACTCAAATGGAATCCA
This genomic interval carries:
- the dnaE gene encoding DNA polymerase III subunit alpha, with protein sequence MEDFAHLHLHTTYSMLDGAIRIKELMQHVKELGMSSVAMTDHGNMFGAIEFYNEAVKAGVKPIIGCEFYVSPNRKAETEEFKIADGNAYHLILLAKNEVGYKNLIKLASKSYTEGFYKKARIDYDLLDRNSEGLICLTACLAGEVNRKILEGKAPESFQLAGKLNEIFKKEDFYLEIQNHGIPEQDIVAKGVYDLAQKTGIKLVVTNDSHFLKKDDKEAQDILLRIGMRKTIEDEMEFGFNQHFYVKSPAEMKGLFPELPQAFYSTLEVRDKVDLKLKFGNYLLPEFTVPDGFDEYGFMEKLVWEGIRQRYPQITTEIKERVEFELNTIKDMHFAGYFLIVQDYINFAKKTGIPVGPGRGSAAGSIVAYALGITNVEPLQFNLLFERFLNPDRKDMPDIDTDFCVERREEVINYIRQKYGEDRVGQIITFGSLGAKAALKDVARVMNLPYEESNRLTSYCPSKPGITIDEALAMSGDLKQASEKDDLNKKIFAIAKRLEGNHRQPGRHAAGVVISPFPLEDVVPLSTVAEKDRPGFRSIVTQYEKNNLESVGLIKMDILGLKNLTTLNYAIKLVRERRGIELDLDKIPLDNANTYALLRKANTLGIFQLESTGITDLVARSQVSNFDEIVALIALYRPGPMESGMLEEYLERKSGKKPVTYPHSSCEVILKETFGLTVYQEQVMSISRVVGGYTMGESDMLRKAMAKKKKELMDPLRIKFIEGAQKQGHAKKFAEELFDQLEKFGGYGFNKSHSVAYALVTYQTAYMKANYPTEYMAALLAGDHSKTTDIVKYINNAREMGINVLTPDVNESDVSFSVIDDHTIRFGISAMKGVGEGAAENIIQARKNLGGFKEVTEFMTNIDTRVLNKKILEALVQGGALDSFGYTRKCLFESMDSLVSFAQKEQERSREGQFSLFGDSGLNYELKLPKDADEWEMEDKLRREKSITGIYLSGHPLDKYQGHLKSLNSIPIETLDNIKAGNKVEVVGILTSLKIKFTKKKEEFVNFKLEDRTGEIECVAFPKVYQRFKELIKEDQAVFLKGDLDRIEAGESELRGQIKVNSFEILNDATIEDKMEKALHIKLGDRHRKMPDIIGQLHTLLAAYQGNSQVYFHLISGDEEKKVIRAHNHYSVQPNPELMNRLVTLLGEETVYESFGDSIRVYGTNGTKQAVKM
- a CDS encoding histidine kinase dimerization/phosphoacceptor domain -containing protein, encoding MFEIVDIPGLPRKKFLLGIAIVVGLMSAGILGFENLTGNHTFRPGYTVAGITSILCCFLLYKSRYKETVYLSSFLFTLALGLGVVYGPGVKNAAVWFPVLVFFQLYFFNRKMAVLAMLYCLGLLFWKTGIPIGSNGSEIYTDSIASLCVLTLFAILIGANLDKLILDKDVLLKELSHRVRNNMQVILEMVSFLKDSERSMETRNVLQILERRILALASVHTIAQDAEHIQSVSIGEVIENYLNRIVSKYKALPNLDPLAKHYQLDVKEANLLLLVLGEIVSATSESVTNHVEDLKISFRNPTVKTLELQVEGASLTEGDWSRFSRDLLSHSGGDLKVDPSGVGKVSASLVTLKR
- a CDS encoding M23 family metallopeptidase, giving the protein MRRSISLGIILAAFHLSTFAQNDKVINFLFPVKTDGIENKVTSVFGESRGDHFHNGMDIASTGEPVLAMAEGKILYSRFGEDDPFGEEFGTGNSVWLDHGNGTYSSYYHLKDGRLPGLLEERLVAGGEKIAYTGNTGHSSGAHLHFVLLKDFGKTIQDPMKVLPIVEDETPPVIGNLLIHQDEYKYSQVNDGDNINISRAFPVTVGIQDAGKKSGQRRGVSQIQVSLNGQLLKKASFSNLHYEKGEWKNAEGFPFSDLYFKDQYLVGNLDFRNGENVIKVIAWDFRQNLTEKTFTFYVSRIR
- a CDS encoding RNA polymerase sigma factor, with amino-acid sequence MNLSKDKTLDLVTRCGEGDEAALKLFFESYSEDIYNFPMKIFHLSEDDAGDFFLYAFERLKTGARFSSFKGKSSFRTWFYSVLRNMLIDWQRTKRELKMTNLGKINKEGKEYATIEDEPDLRPDLVEEAQELTKHFHQVLGEIGVEKRVIFKLSYIYYLNLDEEEIQFLLEKTNLSVDDIKKKILGLRSELSKREEENIRMEDKITSLYLNILELKEKQTVTVKKAPLLPQEVDKTSQALKKKYEQRKKLLEKRKKGHFLARTPYREVADLLGITEGNVSVTLLRLIEKIQKKLKFSELSE